In Pseudoxanthobacter soli DSM 19599, the sequence GATATTGGCATCCCACGGAAGGGCGGCAAGGGCGAAACCGCCGCCGCATGCGCCGCGTTTTCCAGATCGAACGTCTTTCTGGCAGAAAGGCCCCACTGGCGGGCGTGGGCTTGCAGTGGCAGCCGAGGAAAGGTGCGCTCATGACGAGCGGAACGAAAGCGGACGTCTGGCCGACGGAGATTCGCCTCAAGCAGGACAAGCGGACCCTTGCTGTGACGTTCGAGGATGGCGCGAGCTTCGCGATTCCGGCCGAACTCCTCCGCGTCCGCTCTCCGTCTGCCGAGGTTCAGGGCCACGGTCCGTCCGAGCGAAAACTCGTGCCCGGCATGGCGGAGATCACGATCACGAGAATCGAGCCGGTCGGGAACTACGCCGTCCGGCTCGTCTTTGCGGATGGCCATTCGACCGGCATCTTCACCTGGCGGCTGCTGCACGAATTCGGTCGCGATCAGGGCCGTCTGATGGCCGATTACATCACCGAACTCGAGGCCGCGGGATTGTCGCGCCATCGCTGACGAACGGGGCGGGCGCTTCGGCTTCGCCCCGTCCAACACCGCATGGGCGGTCGTCAGCCGAGATTGAGCGCCTTGAAGAAGTCGTTGCCCTTGTCGTCGACGACGATGAAGGCCGGGAAGTCCACGACTTCGATGCGCCAGATCGCCTCCATGCCGAGTTCGGGATATTCCACGACCTCGACCTTCTTGATGCAGTCCTGCGCAAGGCGGGCGGCCGGCCCGCCGATGGAGCCGAGATAGAACCCGCCATGGCGCGCGCAGGCATCGCGCACCGCCGCGGAACGGTTGCCCTTGGCGAGCATCACCATCGAGCCGCCGGCGGCCTGGAACTGGTCGACATAGGCATCCATGCGGCCGGCGGTGGTCGGGCCGAACGAGCCGGAGGCGTAGCCTTCGGGCGTCTTGGCC encodes:
- a CDS encoding gamma-butyrobetaine hydroxylase-like domain-containing protein; the protein is MRRVFQIERLSGRKAPLAGVGLQWQPRKGALMTSGTKADVWPTEIRLKQDKRTLAVTFEDGASFAIPAELLRVRSPSAEVQGHGPSERKLVPGMAEITITRIEPVGNYAVRLVFADGHSTGIFTWRLLHEFGRDQGRLMADYITELEAAGLSRHR